A stretch of Miscanthus floridulus cultivar M001 unplaced genomic scaffold, ASM1932011v1 fs_473_3_4, whole genome shotgun sequence DNA encodes these proteins:
- the LOC136531904 gene encoding uncharacterized protein, which yields MPTDLSPITDRIVSTSKVHTLEKVYGFRFVCRSIVDVKSYKFHSRISKRKCYLRNSPSECDRTIHSARWLEFRRHKGLFQRTRRMVHIIPLASDDDGNRVSVNGAAQVGSTSNIDEIRLKLNKALQSEDISNGLVQSVHDAARSIELAFIEHSKSSKSSWFPKTWLGVENNAWIKSLSYQAAVDSLLQAVIDVSSRGNGRDRDINVFVQRSLSRLLTPSRVLSRMNCLRGNLHFMNGIHRSKSFGGETICKHF from the exons ATGCCAACAGACTTGAGCCCCATCACCGACCGCATCGTGTC CACATCGAAGGTTCATACTCTGGAGAAAGTATATGGTTTCAGATTCGTATGTAGAAGCATTGTTGATGTAAAGAGCTACAAATTCCATTCCCGCATTTCGAAGAGGAAGTGCTACTTGAGGAACTCACCGTCGGAGTGTGATAGGACCATCCACAGTGCTAGATGGTTGGAGTTTCGGAGACACAAGGGACTCTTCCAGAGAACTAGAAGGATGGTTCACATTATTCCATTGGCTTCTGACGATGATGGCAACCGTGTATCTGTTAATGGAGCTGCGCAAGTTGGTTCGACAAGCAACATTGATGAAATAAGGTTGAAATTGAATAAAGCATTGCAGAGTGAAGATATCAGCAATGGACTCGTCCAGTCAGTACATGATGCTGCAAGATCTATTGAGTTGGCTTTCATAGAGCACAGCAAATCGTCAAAGAGCTCGTGGTTTCCAAAGACATGGTTGGGTGTTGAGAACAATGCTTGGATAAAATCACTGTCTTACCAG GCTGCTGTAGACTCATTGTTGCAAGCAGTTATTGATGTTTCATCTCGTGGGAATGGCAGAGATAGAGATATTAATGTGTTTGTTCAACGGAG TTTGTCCCGCCTGCTCACCCCCTCGAGAGTGTTATCAAGAATGAATTGTCTAAGAGGGAACCTACATTTTATGAATGGTATTCATCGATCAAAATCCTTTGGTGGTGAGACAATTTGTAAACATTTTTGA